From Antennarius striatus isolate MH-2024 chromosome 14, ASM4005453v1, whole genome shotgun sequence, the proteins below share one genomic window:
- the LOC137607354 gene encoding elongation factor 1-alpha, giving the protein MGKEKIHINIVVIGHVDSGKSTTTGHLIYKCGGIDKRTIEKFEKEAAEMGKGSFKYAWVLDKLKAERERGITIDIALWKFETSKYYVTIIDAPGHRDFIKNMITGTSQADCAVLIVAAGVGEFEAGISKNGQTREHALLAYTLGVKQLIVGVNKMDSTEPPYSQKRFEEITKEVSAYIKKIGYNPATVAFVPISGWHGDNMLEASDKMSWFKGWKIERKEGAASGVTLLEALDSILPPSRPTDKPLRLPLQDVYKIGGIGTVPVGRVETGLLKPGMVVTFAPPNLTTEVKSVEMHHESLSEALPGDNVGFNIKNVSVKEIRRGNVAGDSKNDPPLASDNFTAQVIILNHPGQISQGYAPVLDCHTAHIACKFSELKEKIDRRSGKKLEDNPKALKSGDAAIITMVPGKPMCVESFSQYPPLGRFAVRDMRQTVAVGVIKSVEKKAPSGGKVTKSAQKADKKK; this is encoded by the exons ATGGGAAAGGAGAAGATCCACATCAACATCGTGGTCATTGGCCACGTGGACTCTGGCAAGTCCACGACCACCGGCCACCTGATCTACAAGTGTGGAGGAATCGACAAGAGAACCATCGAGAAGTTCGAGAAGGAAGCCGCTGAG ATGGGCAAGGGCTCCTTCAAGTACGCCTGGGTTCTGGACAAACTGAAGGCAGAGCGTGAGCGTGGTATCACCATTGACATCGCTCTGTGGAAGTTTGAGACCTCCAAGTACTACGTGACCATCATTGATGCCCCTGGACACAGAGACTTCATCAAGAACATGATCACTGGTACCTCTCAG GCTGACTGCGCTGTCCTGATCGTTGCTGCTGGAGTTGGTGAGTTTGAGGCTGGTATCTCTAAGAACGGACAGACCCGTGAGCACGCCCTGCTGGCTTATACTCTGGGTGTGAAGCAGCTCATTGTTGGAGTCAACAAGATGGACTCCACTGAGCCCCCTTATAGCCAGAAGCGTTTTGAGGAGATAACAAAGGAAGTGAGTGCCTACATCAAGAAGATTGGCTACAACCCTGCCACGGTTGCCTTTGTCCCCATTTCTGGGTGGCACGGAGACAACATGCTGGAGGCCAGCGACAAG ATGTCTTGGTTCAAAGGATGGAAGATTGAGCGCAAGGAAGGCGCTGCCTCTGGAGTTACACTGCTGGAGGCGCTAGATTCCATCCTGCCCCCATCCCGGCCCACTGACAAGCCCCTGCGCCTGCCCCTGCAGGATGTCTATAAGATTGGCG GAATTGGAACTGTCCCTGTCGGCCGTGTGGAGACTGGCCTTCTGAAACCTGGTATGGTTGTTACCTTTGCTCCCCCCAATCTGACCACTGAAGTCAAGTCCGTGGAGATGCACCACGAGTCTCTGTCCGAAGCGCTGCCTGGTGACAACGTCGGCTTCAATATCAAGAACGTGTCTGTCAAGGAGATCCGTCGTGGAAACGTAGCCGGCGACAGCAAGAACGATCCTCCGCTGGCATCTGACAACTTCACTGCTCAG GTCATCATCCTCAACCACCCCGGTCAGATCTCCCAGGGTTACGCTCCTGTGCTGGATTGCCACACAGCTCACATCGCCTGCAAATTCAGCGAGCTCAAGGAGAAGATTGACCGTCGCTCCGGCAAGAAGCTCGAGGATAATCCCAAGGCTCTCAAATCTGGAGATGCTGCCATCATCACCATGGTGCCTGGGAAACCTATGTGTGTTGAGAGCTTCTCCCAGTATCCACCACTCG GTCGCTTTGCTGTACGAGACATGAGACAGACGGTGGCTGTCGGTGTCATCAAGTCGGTAGAGAAAAAGGCGCCGTCCGGCGGAAAGGTCACCAAGTCGGCACAAAAGGCCGACAAGAAGAAATGA
- the LOC137607355 gene encoding elongation factor 1-alpha translates to MGKEKTHINIVVIGHVDSGKSTSTGHLIYKCGGIDKRTIEKFEKEAAEMGKGSFKYAWVLDKLKAERERGITIDIALWKFETSKYYVTIIDAPGHRDFIKNMITGTSQADCAVLIVAAGVGEFEAGISKNGQTREHALLAFTLGVKQLIVGVNKMDSTEPPYSQARFDEITKEVSTYIKKIGYNPAAVAFVPISGWHGDNMIEPSTNMSWFKGWNVERKEGNASGKTLLEALDSILPPSRPTDKPLRLPLQDVYKIGGIGTVPVGRVETGVLKPGMVVTFAPPCLTTEVKSVEMHHESLPEAMPGDNVGFNIKNVSVKEIRRGYVAGDSKNDPPKGAGSFNAQVIILNHPGQISAGYAPVLDCHTSHIACKFSELIEKIDRRSGKKLEDQPKSVKSGDAAIVKLLPQKPMVVEAFSNYPPLGRFAVRDMRQTVAVGVIKAVEFKEVSGKMTKAAEKAQKKK, encoded by the exons ATGGGAAAGGAAAAGACCCACATCAACATCGTGGTCATTGGCCACGTCGACTCCGGGAAGTCCACGTCCACCGGTCACCTGATCTACAAATGTGGTGGAATCGACAAGAGAACCATCGAGAAGTTCGAGAAGGAAGCCGCTGAG ATGGGCAAGGGCTCCTTCAAGTACGCCTGGGTTCTGGACAAACTGAAGGCAGAGCGTGAGCGTGGTATCACCATTGACATCGCTCTGTGGAAGTTTGAGACCTCCAAGTACTACGTGACCATCATTGATGCCCCTGGACACAGAGACTTCATCAAGAACATGATCACTGGTACCTCTCAG GCTGACTGCGCTGTCCTGATCGTTGCTGCTGGAGTTGGTGAGTTTGAGGCTGGTATCTCTAAGAACGGACAGACCCGTGAGCACGCCCTGCTTGCCTTCACCCTTGGTGTGAAGCAGCTCATTGTTGGAGTCAACAAGATGGACTCCACTGAGCCCCCTTACAGCCAGGCCCGTTTTGATGAAATCACCAAAGAAGTCAGCACCTACATCAAGAAGATTGGCTACAACCCTGCCGCGGTTGCCTTTGTCCCCATTTCTGGGTGGCACGGAGACAACATGATTGAGCCCAGCACTAAT aTGTCCTGGTTCAAGGGATGGAATGTTGAGCGCAAGGAGGGCAATGCTAGTGGAAAGACTCTGCTGGAAGCTCTTGATTCAATCCTCCCACCATCCCGCCCCACCGACAAGCCCCTCCGTCTGCCCCTGCAGGATGTCTACAAAATTGGCG GTATTGGAACTGTCCCTGTCGGCCGTGTGGAGACTGGGGTCTTGAAACCCGGTATGGTTGTCACCTTTGCTCCTCCTTGTCTGACCACTGAGGTGAAGTCCGTGGAGATGCACCACGAGTCTCTGCCCGAAGCTATGCCTGGTGACAACGTCGGCTTCAACATCAAGAACGTGTCTGTCAAAGAAATCCGTCGTGGATACGTGGCCGGCGACAGCAAGAACGATCCTCCTAAGGGAGCCGGAAGCTTCAACGCCCAG GTCATCATCCTGAACCACCCCGGCCAGATCAGCGCAGGTTATGCCCCTGTGCTGGATTGCCATACTTCTCATATTGCTTGCAAGTTCAGTGAGCTCATTGAGAAGATCGACCGTCGTTCTGGCAAGAAGCTTGAGGACCAGCCCAAATCTGTGAAGTCTGGAGATGCTGCCATTGTAAAGCTCCTCCCACAGAAGCCCATGGTTGTGGAGGCCTTTTCTAACTACCCTCCCCTTG GTCGTTTTGCAGTCCGTGACATGAGGCAGACTGTGGCTGTTGGTGTCATCAAGGCTGTAGAGTTCAAGGAAGTCAGTGGAAAAATGACCAAGGCTGCAGAAAAGGCccagaagaaaaaatga